One Panthera leo isolate Ple1 chromosome B1, P.leo_Ple1_pat1.1, whole genome shotgun sequence DNA window includes the following coding sequences:
- the CB1H8orf58 gene encoding uncharacterized protein C8orf58 homolog isoform X1 encodes MGRYLGGAVAVQSRPLPSPLAQDTPPLGILPASRNAGGVQGSLPSLILTVLADGVGEDLARSCVVPGVSSTYRRIPDAVQGCSLDSWKGDGQLRGVRRQEPLLKLASRDSGVEMVVGDSPLATSPGLPQDSLDFEPAGSPDPRALAAMEPPAHLSRLLANRKLEQVLERSRQLPTSPVGMSQHHYSLKPPIKPECEMPPFGAGEQEAAEAETDLEAGLEGAEVVGGLGPKAWACLPGQGLRYLEHLCLVLEQMARLQQLYLQLQTQRPPGASELQVGQDPEAVEGEWGEQQQRPPPPPPARDPSPPPSCAPGSEVQELLSQTQETGANTASPLKVGVPGANPPRLLEASAEPAHIFPSSQGHKRDLSHWNKVKVLLNRIRWRSSKHSESPAPPDGPAPRIESRGVPERPPFQPLRKTFMPSFVVKKQRAKNLSVC; translated from the exons ATGGGGAGATATCTGGGCGGGGCCGTGGCTGTCCAGTCCCGGCCCCTCCCTTCACCTCTGGCCCAGGACACTCCTCCCCTGGGAATTTTGCCAGCTTCCAGGAATGCTGGGGGCGTTCAGGGCAGCCTGCCCAGCCTGATACTGACTGTCCTTGCAGATGGGGTTGGCGAGGACCTGGCACGCAGCTGTGTAGTACCTGGAGTCAGCAGCACCTACCGAAGGATCCCGGACGCTGTTCAAGGTTGCTCCCTGGACTCCTGGAAAGGGGATGGCCAGCTGAGAGGTGTCAGGAGGCAGGAGCCACTTCTCAAACTGGCTTCTCGGGACTCTGGAGTGGAGATGGTGGTTGGGGACAGCCCCCTGGCCACCTCACCAGGTCTTCCTCAGGACTCTCTGGACTTTGAGCCCGCAGGGAGCCCTGATCCCCGGGCCCTTGCTGCCATGGAGCCTCCTGCCCACCTGAGCCGGCTCCTGGCCAACCGTAAGCTGGAGCAGGTGCTGGAGCGGTCCCGCCAGCTCCCGACTTCCCCTGTCGGCATGTCACAACACCACTACTCCCTGAAGCCACCTATCAAGCCTGAATGTGAAATGCCCCCTTTTGGAGCAGGGGAACAGGAGGCCGCTGAGGCAGAAACTGACCTAGAGGCAGGTCTGGAAGGAGCAGAGGTG gtggggggcctggggcctAAGGCCTGGGCCTGTCTCCCAGGGCAGGGTCTCCGCTATCTGGAACACCTGTGCCTAGTGCTGGAGCAAATGGCAAGGCTCCAGCAGCTCTACTTGCAGCTGCAGACCCAGAGGCCCCCAGGGGCGAGTGAGCTGCAGGTCGGGCAG GATCCTGAAGCggtggagggggagtggggggagcagcagcagcggccaccgccaccgccaccagCCCGGGACCCTTCGCCTCCACCTTCTTGTGCCCCAGGCAGTGAGGTACAGGAACTGCTCAGCCAGACCCAGGAGACAG GGGCCAACACAGCTTCACCCCTAAAGGTAGGGGTTCCTGGTGCCAACCCTCCCAGGCTTTTAGAGGCTTCAGCAGAGCCAGCTCATATCTTTCCATCCTCCCAGGGACACAag CGGGATCTCTCCCACTGGAACAAGGTCAAGGTCCTGCTCAACCGGATCCGTTGGAGAAGCTCGAAACACTCTGAGTCCCCTGCTCCTCCTGATGGCCCTGCCCCAAG GATTGAGTCAAGGGGTGTCCCTGAAAGACCTCCATTCCAGCCCCTCCGGAAGACCTTTATGCCATCATTTGTGGTTAAGAAGCAACGAGCCAAAAACCTTTCTGTATGCTGA
- the CB1H8orf58 gene encoding uncharacterized protein C8orf58 homolog isoform X2 → MGRYLGGAVAVQSRPLPSPLAQDTPPLGILPASRNAGGVQGSLPSLILTVLADGVGEDLARSCVVPGVSSTYRRIPDAVQGCSLDSWKGDGQLRGVRRQEPLLKLASRDSGVEMVVGDSPLATSPGLPQDSLDFEPAGSPDPRALAAMEPPAHLSRLLANRKLEQVLERSRQLPTSPVGMSQHHYSLKPPIKPECEMPPFGAGEQEAAEAETDLEAGLEGAEVVGGLGPKAWACLPGQGLRYLEHLCLVLEQMARLQQLYLQLQTQRPPGASELQVGQDPEAVEGEWGEQQQRPPPPPPARDPSPPPSCAPGSEVQELLSQTQETGANTASPLKVGVPGANPPRLLEASAEPAHIFPSSQGHKVKVLLNRIRWRSSKHSESPAPPDGPAPRIESRGVPERPPFQPLRKTFMPSFVVKKQRAKNLSVC, encoded by the exons ATGGGGAGATATCTGGGCGGGGCCGTGGCTGTCCAGTCCCGGCCCCTCCCTTCACCTCTGGCCCAGGACACTCCTCCCCTGGGAATTTTGCCAGCTTCCAGGAATGCTGGGGGCGTTCAGGGCAGCCTGCCCAGCCTGATACTGACTGTCCTTGCAGATGGGGTTGGCGAGGACCTGGCACGCAGCTGTGTAGTACCTGGAGTCAGCAGCACCTACCGAAGGATCCCGGACGCTGTTCAAGGTTGCTCCCTGGACTCCTGGAAAGGGGATGGCCAGCTGAGAGGTGTCAGGAGGCAGGAGCCACTTCTCAAACTGGCTTCTCGGGACTCTGGAGTGGAGATGGTGGTTGGGGACAGCCCCCTGGCCACCTCACCAGGTCTTCCTCAGGACTCTCTGGACTTTGAGCCCGCAGGGAGCCCTGATCCCCGGGCCCTTGCTGCCATGGAGCCTCCTGCCCACCTGAGCCGGCTCCTGGCCAACCGTAAGCTGGAGCAGGTGCTGGAGCGGTCCCGCCAGCTCCCGACTTCCCCTGTCGGCATGTCACAACACCACTACTCCCTGAAGCCACCTATCAAGCCTGAATGTGAAATGCCCCCTTTTGGAGCAGGGGAACAGGAGGCCGCTGAGGCAGAAACTGACCTAGAGGCAGGTCTGGAAGGAGCAGAGGTG gtggggggcctggggcctAAGGCCTGGGCCTGTCTCCCAGGGCAGGGTCTCCGCTATCTGGAACACCTGTGCCTAGTGCTGGAGCAAATGGCAAGGCTCCAGCAGCTCTACTTGCAGCTGCAGACCCAGAGGCCCCCAGGGGCGAGTGAGCTGCAGGTCGGGCAG GATCCTGAAGCggtggagggggagtggggggagcagcagcagcggccaccgccaccgccaccagCCCGGGACCCTTCGCCTCCACCTTCTTGTGCCCCAGGCAGTGAGGTACAGGAACTGCTCAGCCAGACCCAGGAGACAG GGGCCAACACAGCTTCACCCCTAAAGGTAGGGGTTCCTGGTGCCAACCCTCCCAGGCTTTTAGAGGCTTCAGCAGAGCCAGCTCATATCTTTCCATCCTCCCAGGGACACAag GTCAAGGTCCTGCTCAACCGGATCCGTTGGAGAAGCTCGAAACACTCTGAGTCCCCTGCTCCTCCTGATGGCCCTGCCCCAAG GATTGAGTCAAGGGGTGTCCCTGAAAGACCTCCATTCCAGCCCCTCCGGAAGACCTTTATGCCATCATTTGTGGTTAAGAAGCAACGAGCCAAAAACCTTTCTGTATGCTGA
- the CB1H8orf58 gene encoding uncharacterized protein C8orf58 homolog isoform X5, translating to MLGRRRVFAVEPLGGRDGVGEDLARSCVVPGVSSTYRRIPDAVQGCSLDSWKGDGQLRGVRRQEPLLKLASRDSGVEMVVGDSPLATSPGLPQDSLDFEPAGSPDPRALAAMEPPAHLSRLLANRKLEQVLERSRQLPTSPVGMSQHHYSLKPPIKPECEMPPFGAGEQEAAEAETDLEAGLEGAEVVGGLGPKAWACLPGQGLRYLEHLCLVLEQMARLQQLYLQLQTQRPPGASELQVGQDPEAVEGEWGEQQQRPPPPPPARDPSPPPSCAPGSEVQELLSQTQETGANTASPLKVGVPGANPPRLLEASAEPAHIFPSSQGHKVKVLLNRIRWRSSKHSESPAPPDGPAPRIESRGVPERPPFQPLRKTFMPSFVVKKQRAKNLSVC from the exons ATGCTGGGCCGGCGGCGCGTCTTCGCCGTGGAGCCGCTCGGCGGCCGGG ATGGGGTTGGCGAGGACCTGGCACGCAGCTGTGTAGTACCTGGAGTCAGCAGCACCTACCGAAGGATCCCGGACGCTGTTCAAGGTTGCTCCCTGGACTCCTGGAAAGGGGATGGCCAGCTGAGAGGTGTCAGGAGGCAGGAGCCACTTCTCAAACTGGCTTCTCGGGACTCTGGAGTGGAGATGGTGGTTGGGGACAGCCCCCTGGCCACCTCACCAGGTCTTCCTCAGGACTCTCTGGACTTTGAGCCCGCAGGGAGCCCTGATCCCCGGGCCCTTGCTGCCATGGAGCCTCCTGCCCACCTGAGCCGGCTCCTGGCCAACCGTAAGCTGGAGCAGGTGCTGGAGCGGTCCCGCCAGCTCCCGACTTCCCCTGTCGGCATGTCACAACACCACTACTCCCTGAAGCCACCTATCAAGCCTGAATGTGAAATGCCCCCTTTTGGAGCAGGGGAACAGGAGGCCGCTGAGGCAGAAACTGACCTAGAGGCAGGTCTGGAAGGAGCAGAGGTG gtggggggcctggggcctAAGGCCTGGGCCTGTCTCCCAGGGCAGGGTCTCCGCTATCTGGAACACCTGTGCCTAGTGCTGGAGCAAATGGCAAGGCTCCAGCAGCTCTACTTGCAGCTGCAGACCCAGAGGCCCCCAGGGGCGAGTGAGCTGCAGGTCGGGCAG GATCCTGAAGCggtggagggggagtggggggagcagcagcagcggccaccgccaccgccaccagCCCGGGACCCTTCGCCTCCACCTTCTTGTGCCCCAGGCAGTGAGGTACAGGAACTGCTCAGCCAGACCCAGGAGACAG GGGCCAACACAGCTTCACCCCTAAAGGTAGGGGTTCCTGGTGCCAACCCTCCCAGGCTTTTAGAGGCTTCAGCAGAGCCAGCTCATATCTTTCCATCCTCCCAGGGACACAag GTCAAGGTCCTGCTCAACCGGATCCGTTGGAGAAGCTCGAAACACTCTGAGTCCCCTGCTCCTCCTGATGGCCCTGCCCCAAG GATTGAGTCAAGGGGTGTCCCTGAAAGACCTCCATTCCAGCCCCTCCGGAAGACCTTTATGCCATCATTTGTGGTTAAGAAGCAACGAGCCAAAAACCTTTCTGTATGCTGA
- the CB1H8orf58 gene encoding uncharacterized protein C8orf58 homolog isoform X3, protein MLGRRRVFAVEPLGGRDGVGEDLARSCVVPGVSSTYRRIPDAVQGCSLDSWKGDGQLRGVRRQEPLLKLASRDSGVEMVVGDSPLATSPGLPQDSLDFEPAGSPDPRALAAMEPPAHLSRLLANRKLEQVLERSRQLPTSPVGMSQHHYSLKPPIKPECEMPPFGAGEQEAAEAETDLEAGLEGAEVVGGLGPKAWACLPGQGLRYLEHLCLVLEQMARLQQLYLQLQTQRPPGASELQVGQDPEAVEGEWGEQQQRPPPPPPARDPSPPPSCAPGSEVQELLSQTQETGANTASPLKVGVPGANPPRLLEASAEPAHIFPSSQGHKRDLSHWNKVKVLLNRIRWRSSKHSESPAPPDGPAPRIESRGVPERPPFQPLRKTFMPSFVVKKQRAKNLSVC, encoded by the exons ATGCTGGGCCGGCGGCGCGTCTTCGCCGTGGAGCCGCTCGGCGGCCGGG ATGGGGTTGGCGAGGACCTGGCACGCAGCTGTGTAGTACCTGGAGTCAGCAGCACCTACCGAAGGATCCCGGACGCTGTTCAAGGTTGCTCCCTGGACTCCTGGAAAGGGGATGGCCAGCTGAGAGGTGTCAGGAGGCAGGAGCCACTTCTCAAACTGGCTTCTCGGGACTCTGGAGTGGAGATGGTGGTTGGGGACAGCCCCCTGGCCACCTCACCAGGTCTTCCTCAGGACTCTCTGGACTTTGAGCCCGCAGGGAGCCCTGATCCCCGGGCCCTTGCTGCCATGGAGCCTCCTGCCCACCTGAGCCGGCTCCTGGCCAACCGTAAGCTGGAGCAGGTGCTGGAGCGGTCCCGCCAGCTCCCGACTTCCCCTGTCGGCATGTCACAACACCACTACTCCCTGAAGCCACCTATCAAGCCTGAATGTGAAATGCCCCCTTTTGGAGCAGGGGAACAGGAGGCCGCTGAGGCAGAAACTGACCTAGAGGCAGGTCTGGAAGGAGCAGAGGTG gtggggggcctggggcctAAGGCCTGGGCCTGTCTCCCAGGGCAGGGTCTCCGCTATCTGGAACACCTGTGCCTAGTGCTGGAGCAAATGGCAAGGCTCCAGCAGCTCTACTTGCAGCTGCAGACCCAGAGGCCCCCAGGGGCGAGTGAGCTGCAGGTCGGGCAG GATCCTGAAGCggtggagggggagtggggggagcagcagcagcggccaccgccaccgccaccagCCCGGGACCCTTCGCCTCCACCTTCTTGTGCCCCAGGCAGTGAGGTACAGGAACTGCTCAGCCAGACCCAGGAGACAG GGGCCAACACAGCTTCACCCCTAAAGGTAGGGGTTCCTGGTGCCAACCCTCCCAGGCTTTTAGAGGCTTCAGCAGAGCCAGCTCATATCTTTCCATCCTCCCAGGGACACAag CGGGATCTCTCCCACTGGAACAAGGTCAAGGTCCTGCTCAACCGGATCCGTTGGAGAAGCTCGAAACACTCTGAGTCCCCTGCTCCTCCTGATGGCCCTGCCCCAAG GATTGAGTCAAGGGGTGTCCCTGAAAGACCTCCATTCCAGCCCCTCCGGAAGACCTTTATGCCATCATTTGTGGTTAAGAAGCAACGAGCCAAAAACCTTTCTGTATGCTGA
- the CB1H8orf58 gene encoding uncharacterized protein C8orf58 homolog isoform X4, producing MGRYLGGAVAVQSRPLPSPLAQDTPPLGILPASRNAGGVQGSLPSLILTVLADGVGEDLARSCVVPGVSSTYRRIPDAVQGCSLDSWKGDGQLRGVRRQEPLLKLASRDSGVEMVVGDSPLATSPGLPQDSLDFEPAGSPDPRALAAMEPPAHLSRLLANRKLEQVLERSRQLPTSPVGMSQHHYSLKPPIKPECEMPPFGAGEQEAAEAETDLEAGLEGAEVVGGLGPKAWACLPGQGLRYLEHLCLVLEQMARLQQLYLQLQTQRPPGASELQVGQDPEAVEGEWGEQQQRPPPPPPARDPSPPPSCAPGSEVQELLSQTQETGANTASPLKVGVPGANPPRLLEASAEPAHIFPSSQGHKD from the exons ATGGGGAGATATCTGGGCGGGGCCGTGGCTGTCCAGTCCCGGCCCCTCCCTTCACCTCTGGCCCAGGACACTCCTCCCCTGGGAATTTTGCCAGCTTCCAGGAATGCTGGGGGCGTTCAGGGCAGCCTGCCCAGCCTGATACTGACTGTCCTTGCAGATGGGGTTGGCGAGGACCTGGCACGCAGCTGTGTAGTACCTGGAGTCAGCAGCACCTACCGAAGGATCCCGGACGCTGTTCAAGGTTGCTCCCTGGACTCCTGGAAAGGGGATGGCCAGCTGAGAGGTGTCAGGAGGCAGGAGCCACTTCTCAAACTGGCTTCTCGGGACTCTGGAGTGGAGATGGTGGTTGGGGACAGCCCCCTGGCCACCTCACCAGGTCTTCCTCAGGACTCTCTGGACTTTGAGCCCGCAGGGAGCCCTGATCCCCGGGCCCTTGCTGCCATGGAGCCTCCTGCCCACCTGAGCCGGCTCCTGGCCAACCGTAAGCTGGAGCAGGTGCTGGAGCGGTCCCGCCAGCTCCCGACTTCCCCTGTCGGCATGTCACAACACCACTACTCCCTGAAGCCACCTATCAAGCCTGAATGTGAAATGCCCCCTTTTGGAGCAGGGGAACAGGAGGCCGCTGAGGCAGAAACTGACCTAGAGGCAGGTCTGGAAGGAGCAGAGGTG gtggggggcctggggcctAAGGCCTGGGCCTGTCTCCCAGGGCAGGGTCTCCGCTATCTGGAACACCTGTGCCTAGTGCTGGAGCAAATGGCAAGGCTCCAGCAGCTCTACTTGCAGCTGCAGACCCAGAGGCCCCCAGGGGCGAGTGAGCTGCAGGTCGGGCAG GATCCTGAAGCggtggagggggagtggggggagcagcagcagcggccaccgccaccgccaccagCCCGGGACCCTTCGCCTCCACCTTCTTGTGCCCCAGGCAGTGAGGTACAGGAACTGCTCAGCCAGACCCAGGAGACAG GGGCCAACACAGCTTCACCCCTAAAGGTAGGGGTTCCTGGTGCCAACCCTCCCAGGCTTTTAGAGGCTTCAGCAGAGCCAGCTCATATCTTTCCATCCTCCCAGGGACACAag GATTGA